In Treponema primitia ZAS-2, a genomic segment contains:
- a CDS encoding Holliday junction resolvase-like protein, producing MKTLSPQTILLLCVFALFCLLFLLIGRRMGLSQGRRQERADWESGKLAGIVKARLKASRAVLGGLVSEQIAPMLPDFPFDPGDCRFVGKPVDFIVFRGMNEKNITEVIFLEVKSGTGKNLNEQERRLRDAVQAGRVRWAEFDIE from the coding sequence ATGAAAACCCTGAGCCCCCAAACCATCCTCCTCCTCTGCGTGTTTGCCCTTTTTTGCCTGCTCTTCCTCCTCATTGGCCGGCGCATGGGGCTCAGCCAGGGGCGGCGGCAGGAACGGGCGGACTGGGAGTCGGGCAAACTTGCGGGGATAGTCAAGGCTCGGCTCAAGGCGTCCCGGGCGGTGCTGGGGGGGCTGGTCTCGGAACAGATAGCGCCCATGCTGCCGGATTTCCCCTTCGACCCCGGGGATTGCCGCTTTGTGGGGAAGCCTGTGGACTTCATTGTGTTCCGGGGGATGAATGAAAAGAACATTACCGAAGTTATCTTTCTGGAAGTGAAAAGCGGGACCGGGAAAAACCTGAACGAGCAGGAAAGGCGGCTCCGGGACGCGGTTCAGGCGGGCCGGGTCAGGTGGGCGGAATTCGACATTGAGTGA
- a CDS encoding Txe/YoeB family addiction module toxin — MSKRVIFQAAAWEEYQDWQNQDRKTIKRINQLLKDIERNENEGIGKPEPLKYKPGFWSRRIDDANRLVYRIVDGSIEIAQCRFYYDD, encoded by the coding sequence GTGAGTAAAAGAGTAATTTTTCAGGCCGCCGCATGGGAAGAATACCAAGACTGGCAAAACCAGGACCGAAAGACTATAAAACGAATTAACCAGCTCCTCAAGGATATCGAAAGAAACGAAAATGAGGGCATCGGCAAGCCGGAACCGCTAAAATACAAACCCGGTTTTTGGAGCCGCAGGATTGATGATGCCAATCGCCTAGTATACCGTATCGTAGATGGCTCAATCGAAATAGCCCAATGCCGCTTTTACTATGACGACTAA
- a CDS encoding type II toxin-antitoxin system RelB/DinJ family antitoxin, whose translation MSQAVLSIRMDEDIKRRFDFFCADAGMNATVAVNMFARAVLREKRIPFEITGNDDPFYGAKNQGILAKSIEDLEAGRGLIEKTWEELEAMEGE comes from the coding sequence ATGAGCCAGGCAGTGCTTAGTATTCGTATGGACGAAGATATTAAACGGCGTTTTGATTTTTTTTGCGCCGATGCAGGGATGAACGCCACTGTGGCGGTCAATATGTTTGCCCGGGCAGTGTTGCGGGAAAAGCGCATCCCCTTCGAGATTACCGGCAATGACGACCCCTTCTACGGCGCCAAAAATCAGGGGATCCTTGCAAAATCCATCGAAGACCTAGAAGCGGGGCGGGGGCTGATCGAAAAAACCTGGGAAGAGTTGGAGGCCATGGAGGGTGAGTAA
- a CDS encoding cadherin-like beta sandwich domain-containing protein — protein MKKRFRLSAVLGAVVMILAMAGCEESGETVKDFNAALSAISVTGTGEVALPFTSAFAKGNLSYTLNVPIGTNAIQINPIPSNTKSSFSVNLPNPINKPDGNISTITIVVTAENGTTQVYTITVNWDVNNNQDSNENQDSNENQNSNENQNSNENQDGNDNQGGSGGAIALVGQWALYGTPFYEFTSNGKILIAGIDISTTYTVATNNTITVKSSGYTRGTVTWSVSGDVLTLSNAGTSGIVPGTYTKITGSSGDHGGTSTNFIVGTWHGYLGIAIVTFTFTSDGWSMSGRSGTYTMTDEGTAELEESGDTIGSAIISGGILKVSLYDGRSGSFVKY, from the coding sequence ATGAAAAAAAGGTTCAGGCTTTCCGCTGTCCTTGGGGCTGTAGTCATGATTTTGGCTATGGCGGGGTGCGAGGAATCAGGCGAAACGGTAAAAGATTTTAACGCAGCCCTTAGTGCGATTTCGGTAACCGGAACAGGGGAGGTGGCCCTTCCTTTTACGAGTGCATTTGCCAAGGGTAACCTATCTTACACATTAAACGTTCCTATTGGTACAAATGCCATTCAGATAAATCCCATACCGAGCAACACTAAATCAAGCTTTAGTGTTAATCTTCCAAACCCTATCAATAAACCAGATGGAAATATATCCACCATCACTATTGTGGTCACTGCGGAAAATGGAACTACGCAGGTCTATACGATTACTGTTAACTGGGACGTTAACAATAACCAAGACAGCAATGAAAACCAAGACAGCAATGAAAACCAAAACAGTAATGAAAACCAAAACAGTAATGAAAACCAGGACGGTAACGACAACCAAGGTGGCAGTGGCGGAGCAATCGCACTTGTTGGGCAATGGGCCTTATACGGTACTCCGTTTTATGAATTTACATCGAATGGAAAGATACTGATAGCTGGTATTGATATATCAACGACTTATACGGTGGCTACCAATAATACCATAACAGTAAAATCTTCCGGTTATACACGAGGAACGGTCACATGGTCCGTTTCCGGTGATGTGCTGACATTGTCAAATGCAGGAACCTCAGGTATTGTCCCCGGTACATATACTAAAATAACAGGTTCCAGTGGTGACCATGGCGGTACTTCCACTAATTTTATTGTAGGGACTTGGCATGGTTATTTAGGAATAGCGATTGTTACATTTACGTTTACATCTGATGGTTGGAGTATGAGTGGCAGGTCCGGTACCTATACCATGACAGATGAAGGCACTGCAGAATTAGAAGAAAGCGGCGATACGATCGGTTCCGCTATCATTTCAGGGGGTATCCTGAAGGTATCGTTATACGACGGCAGGTCCGGTTCTTTCGTTAAGTATTAA